A genome region from Gemmatimonadota bacterium includes the following:
- a CDS encoding glycoside hydrolase family 5 protein, which produces MAKTHLTIEGEKFLINEKMTYSDIDRTRPGAHGLLMNARFIQGIFDDAMAPDRFARWGHGEWDPLANTERLIAALPEWYRYGLRAFTTGFQGGGPCFTVPNHTIQNNPFGTDGLNLDANYAERMDKLIRGADAVGMVVIVSFFYGSQTRWLKDEKAIRNAVTTASRFVKEYPNVIIEVANEMNIGSFANHPIIQEPEGMVTLLNLARKESGGLPCGCSGGGGYRNREVAEASDVILIHGNGCTRQRYHNMIREVQSWNLNRPIVCNEDSQAIGQLQVAYKTQTSWGYYNNMTKQEPPADWGITTGEDTFFAHRMADGIGIDTDAIDDQYYLQGLEPNWTYQGQRWLRLASLYPETISYVDFYRNDKYYDTAYDEPFSLHFQTNWQQGGIDVRDDDREWKAVIHCGDGQVIEKIVQC; this is translated from the coding sequence ATGGCAAAAACACACCTGACAATTGAAGGCGAAAAATTTCTGATAAACGAGAAAATGACGTATTCAGACATTGATAGAACGAGACCCGGTGCCCATGGCCTGCTCATGAACGCCCGATTTATACAGGGCATTTTTGACGACGCGATGGCACCCGACCGCTTTGCGCGCTGGGGACACGGCGAATGGGATCCCTTGGCCAATACCGAGCGCCTCATAGCTGCATTGCCCGAATGGTACCGCTATGGACTGCGCGCATTCACAACCGGATTCCAGGGCGGAGGCCCGTGTTTCACAGTGCCAAATCACACCATCCAGAACAACCCCTTTGGCACAGACGGCCTGAACCTCGACGCCAACTACGCCGAGCGGATGGACAAATTGATCCGGGGAGCAGATGCGGTTGGGATGGTCGTCATCGTCAGCTTCTTTTACGGCTCGCAAACCCGCTGGTTAAAAGATGAAAAGGCCATCCGCAACGCCGTAACAACCGCCTCGCGTTTTGTAAAAGAATATCCCAACGTCATCATCGAAGTCGCAAACGAGATGAATATTGGATCCTTTGCAAATCATCCCATCATACAAGAACCCGAAGGAATGGTAACACTATTGAATCTGGCGCGAAAAGAATCGGGCGGCTTGCCCTGTGGGTGCAGTGGCGGGGGTGGATATCGCAATCGAGAAGTCGCCGAAGCCAGCGATGTCATACTCATACACGGAAACGGCTGCACGCGGCAGCGATATCACAACATGATACGAGAAGTGCAAAGTTGGAACCTGAACCGCCCCATCGTTTGCAACGAAGATTCCCAGGCCATCGGTCAACTCCAGGTCGCCTATAAAACGCAGACCTCGTGGGGATATTACAACAACATGACCAAACAGGAACCACCAGCCGATTGGGGAATCACCACCGGAGAAGACACCTTTTTTGCACACCGGATGGCAGACGGCATAGGAATCGACACAGATGCGATTGACGACCAGTACTACCTCCAGGGCCTGGAACCCAATTGGACATATCAGGGCCAGCGCTGGCTTCGACTGGCCAGCTTATATCCCGAAACAATCAGCTATGTCGATTTTTATCGGAATGACAAATACTACGACACCGCGTATGACGAACCCTTTTCCCTGCATTTTCAGACCAACTGGCAGCAAGGCGGCATAGACGTTCGGGACGATGACCGGGAATGGAAAGCCGTTATCCACTGTGGTGACGGTCAGGTAATCGAAAAAATTGTTCAATGTTGA
- the argB gene encoding acetylglutamate kinase: MEKILDQKIIEKAEILIEAFPYIRAFRNKIIVVKYGGSTQPEEGGSPTIMADLVFMETVGMRPVVVHGGGKDISRRLEASGIESEWVNGLRVTDKASMQVVEDTLFGEVNRRIVDGLEILDGRARGMSAKDAGVMYVTQHFATVEEEGGKTKEVDIGYVGDVARIDPEPVRLACEEGMIPVISPVGLGPEGESYNVNADTAAGEIARALQAEKLVFLTDVNGIRRFPDDPDSQISTLHVNDVEMLIERGIASGGMIPKLRACERSVKGGVHKTHIIDGSVPHALLLEIFTREGIGTQIVQ, from the coding sequence AAGGCTGAAATTTTGATTGAGGCATTTCCGTATATTCGCGCATTTCGCAACAAAATTATTGTGGTGAAATACGGCGGTAGCACACAGCCTGAAGAGGGAGGGTCTCCTACGATCATGGCCGATCTGGTGTTTATGGAGACCGTGGGTATGCGTCCCGTGGTTGTACACGGTGGGGGGAAGGATATTAGCAGGCGTCTGGAGGCATCGGGTATTGAATCTGAATGGGTCAATGGCTTGCGCGTGACCGATAAGGCGTCGATGCAGGTGGTGGAAGATACGTTGTTTGGCGAGGTGAACCGGCGTATTGTCGATGGTCTGGAAATACTCGATGGTCGCGCGCGCGGTATGTCGGCCAAAGACGCGGGGGTGATGTATGTGACGCAGCATTTTGCGACGGTAGAGGAGGAAGGCGGGAAGACCAAAGAGGTCGATATCGGCTATGTTGGCGATGTCGCCCGAATTGATCCCGAACCCGTCCGTCTGGCTTGTGAAGAAGGTATGATTCCCGTTATTTCGCCGGTTGGTTTGGGGCCAGAGGGCGAGAGTTATAATGTGAATGCCGATACGGCAGCAGGTGAGATTGCGCGGGCACTGCAAGCGGAGAAGCTGGTGTTTTTGACGGATGTGAATGGTATCCGACGGTTTCCAGATGATCCGGATTCGCAGATTTCAACACTGCATGTCAATGATGTGGAGATGTTGATTGAGAGAGGTATTGCCAGCGGGGGGATGATTCCCAAGTTGCGTGCGTGTGAGCGTTCTGTGAAGGGCGGTGTTCACAAGACGCATATTATTGATGGCAGTGTTCCGCACGCGCTTTTGCTGGAGATTTTTACCCGCGAGGGTATTGGCACGCAAATTGTGCAGTAA
- a CDS encoding aspartate aminotransferase family protein — protein MTTREIIDLEQKYILQTYGRPEFVLEKGDGVHIVDTDGKHYLDFVSGLSVNALGYNNSVIQEAANAQLGKLIHVSNLYHTIPAPQLAQLLCEHSFADRVFFCNSGTESIEAALKFARKWGYKNFEDAPKNKIIAMNNSFHGRTYGGISATGQPRYHQGFGPMLPGIEFADLNDLESVEKIADGQTVAVLLEPLQAEGGIHSADPEFLEGVRALCDEMKMLLIFDEIQCGLGRAGSLFCYEQYGVAPDIMTLAKPLAGGLPIGATLVTQDVADAVEPGDHAATFGAHPVSCAVAIEVFKTISDSEFIAGIQEKSAYLFGKLSALKDKHAEEVTEIRGSGLIAGAVLKEIPAADAMNAIRENNDILVCVAGPDVVRFLPPLVIEKEHIDEAVNALDEFLNAN, from the coding sequence ATGACGACTCGAGAAATTATTGACTTAGAACAGAAGTATATCTTGCAGACCTACGGACGGCCCGAGTTTGTGCTGGAAAAGGGCGATGGGGTCCATATTGTGGATACGGACGGGAAGCACTATCTCGACTTTGTAAGTGGCTTGTCTGTCAATGCCCTGGGATATAATAATTCGGTGATTCAAGAGGCTGCCAACGCGCAGTTGGGCAAGTTGATCCATGTTTCAAATTTGTATCATACGATTCCGGCGCCTCAGCTGGCGCAGTTGTTGTGCGAGCATTCGTTTGCCGATCGCGTGTTTTTTTGCAATAGCGGAACAGAGTCCATCGAGGCCGCGCTGAAGTTTGCGCGCAAGTGGGGGTATAAGAATTTTGAAGATGCACCCAAGAATAAAATTATCGCGATGAATAATTCTTTTCACGGGCGAACCTATGGCGGGATTTCTGCAACGGGTCAGCCCAGATATCACCAGGGATTTGGGCCGATGCTGCCGGGTATTGAATTTGCCGATTTGAACGATTTGGAGTCGGTGGAGAAGATAGCAGATGGGCAGACGGTGGCTGTGTTGCTGGAGCCGCTACAGGCAGAAGGGGGTATTCATTCGGCAGATCCGGAATTTTTGGAGGGTGTGCGCGCCCTGTGCGATGAGATGAAGATGTTGTTGATTTTCGATGAGATTCAGTGCGGTTTGGGGCGGGCTGGTTCGTTGTTTTGCTATGAGCAGTATGGCGTGGCGCCAGATATTATGACGCTTGCCAAGCCCTTAGCGGGTGGGTTGCCGATTGGAGCAACGCTTGTGACGCAGGATGTGGCCGATGCAGTGGAGCCGGGGGATCACGCCGCGACATTTGGAGCGCATCCCGTGTCGTGTGCAGTGGCGATTGAGGTGTTTAAGACGATATCTGATTCCGAATTTATTGCGGGTATCCAGGAGAAGAGTGCGTATTTGTTTGGGAAGCTGAGTGCACTGAAAGACAAACACGCCGAGGAGGTGACGGAGATTCGCGGCAGCGGGTTGATCGCGGGCGCAGTACTGAAGGAGATACCAGCGGCGGATGCGATGAATGCGATTCGGGAAAATAACGATATTCTGGTATGTGTCGCAGGGCCAGATGTGGTGCGCTTTTTGCCGCCGCTGGTGATTGAGAAAGAACATATTGATGAGGCGGTAAATGCGCTGGATGAGTTTTTAAATGCGAATTAA